The following coding sequences lie in one Musa acuminata AAA Group cultivar baxijiao chromosome BXJ3-1, Cavendish_Baxijiao_AAA, whole genome shotgun sequence genomic window:
- the LOC135628693 gene encoding probable transcription factor KAN2 — MELFPAQPDLSLQISPPNTTQASAWRKADENMDLGFWSSSSSYNNRKSITGPCTAMAGDTAFGLSLASPGATDCSSARDSLLLRPHPHYQHHHLHFHHHHHPLLQEAGFREDLGVLKPIRGIPVYQHKPSFPLVPLHQQQQQQQPCDSSSTSNFSPFAATQGLSRSRFLPTRFPGKRSMRAPRMRWTTTLHARFVHAVELLGGHERATPKSVLELMDVKDLTLAHVKSHLQMYRTVKNTDKPAVSSGQSDGFENGSTGEICDDNSPDNPDPRGPGSTAAKTMQHGVGLWSNSSRGGCFTGTPGESTAGSMHFLFKKDLRSKSLEMYSDMNSSCLSETLSSSMPNLEFTLGRSQ, encoded by the exons ATGGAGCTGTTTCCAGCACAGCCAGATTTGTCTCTCCAAATCAGCCCACCCAACACCACACAAGCATCTGCTTGGAGGAAGGCCGATGAGAACATGGACTTAGGGTtttggagcagcagcagcagctacaaCAACAGGAAGAGCATCACCGGCCCTTGCACAGCCATGGCCGGTGATACCGCTTTCGGCCTCTCCTTAGCGAGCCCCGGAGCCACAGACTGCAGCAGCGCAAGGGACAGCCTGCTTCTCCGTCCCCATCCTCACTACCAACACCACCACCTCcacttccaccaccaccaccacccgctGCTGCAGGAGGCTGGGTTTCGCGAGGACCTCGGCGTGCTGAAGCCCATTAGGGGAATCCCAGTCTACCAGCACAAGCCTTCCTTCCCTTTAGTCCCACTGcatcaacagcagcagcagcagcagccgtgTGACTCTTCTTCCACCTCTAATTTCTCTCCCTTCGCTGCAACTCAAGGCTTGTCGAGATCACGGTTCCTGCCGACGAGGTTCCCTGGAAAACGGAGCATGAGAGCGCCGAGAATGCGGTGGACGACGACGCTCCACGCCCGCTTCGTCCATGCCGTGGAGCTGTTGGGAGGGCACGAGA GAGCCACGCCCAAGTCGGTTCTCGAGCTCATGGATGTGAAAGATCTCACCTTGGCTCATGTGAAATCTCACTTGCAG ATGTATCGGACTGTCAAGAACACGGACAAACCAGCAGTTTCTTCAG GCCAATCCGACGGGTTCGAGAACGGGTCAACCGGAGAGATCTGTGACGACAATTCACCCGACAACCCAGATCCACGTGGACCGGGATCGACGGCGGCGAAGACGATGCAGCATGGTGTCGGTCTCTGGAGCAATTCTTCGAG GGGTGGATGCTTTACCGGCACGCCTGGCGAATCTACCGCAGGGAGTATGCATTTTTTGTTCAAG AAGGACCTGCGGTCGAAAAGCTTGGAAATGTATTCGGATATGAACTCATCATGCCTGTCGGAGACATTGAGCTCAAGCATGCCCAATCTCGAGTTCACATTGGGGAGGTCACAATGA